One segment of Alistipes finegoldii DSM 17242 DNA contains the following:
- a CDS encoding restriction endonuclease subunit S, protein MSAISKQAFAQKPNGWNRLDTLFSKGKAGGTPTSTNKEYYNGEIPFLSINDITKQGKYVRYTENHLSRSGLENSSAWVVPEYSLIISMYASVGLVTINEVPITTSQAMFAMQLRDKDLLDYLYYYLSYFKYRHIHKYLETGTQSNINADIVRGIMIPTYGHSRNMKIASTLQGIDAKMVV, encoded by the coding sequence ATGTCTGCGATTAGTAAACAGGCATTTGCTCAAAAGCCTAATGGATGGAATAGATTAGACACTTTGTTCTCAAAAGGTAAGGCTGGCGGCACTCCAACTTCTACAAATAAAGAATACTATAATGGAGAAATACCATTCTTGAGTATTAACGATATAACAAAGCAAGGTAAGTATGTCCGATACACGGAAAATCATTTGAGCCGAAGTGGATTAGAGAACTCTTCGGCATGGGTGGTTCCAGAGTATAGTTTAATAATATCAATGTACGCATCGGTTGGCTTGGTAACTATAAATGAAGTACCTATTACTACAAGCCAGGCAATGTTTGCGATGCAGCTCAGAGACAAAGATTTATTGGATTATCTGTACTACTACTTGTCATATTTTAAGTATCGCCACATCCACAAATATCTTGAAACTGGTACACAAAGTAATATTAACGCTGATATTGTTCGCGGAATAATGATTCCAACTTATGGACATAGTCGCAATATGAAAATTGCGTCAACACTGCAAGGCATTGATGCGAAAATGGTAGTGTAA
- a CDS encoding relaxase/mobilization nuclease domain-containing protein → MIAKAKAISHGINDIRYITGESQHKKHPEKIYRVLDNLLPSEPDAMGIWNSMQLTLSQHRPIKNSVIRIELSPSPEHTQFYDIEDWQKLWHDFAEEFDKQVIIGKDGKVRSCQTNLANSKYSVWLHTESKGEVPHLHAAICRLDENGNINNDHNIHLRAQRAAERVAKKRGWTTAAQIRNLNIPQVNRDCMEVLKAMPLWSWDDYKNALIRKGYTVHEREDKKGLLRGYALMNGNTKYKASELGIGRNLMVSKLPATWKRLHHQPTSVIRNNTSQTVQQVATHKVAPIDYTQYLTYSQDMISYVLSHEGKDYKFYIPEKVLDCFNDEFDYRFIANCQELTDMAVAIFVGLINPPNVTTGGGGEGSQSELPWRDKDEDDLQWARRCARAASRSLGKKPKTGLKR, encoded by the coding sequence ATGATTGCGAAAGCCAAAGCCATATCGCACGGTATAAACGACATCCGTTACATTACCGGCGAATCACAGCACAAAAAACATCCGGAGAAGATTTATCGGGTATTGGACAACCTATTGCCCTCAGAACCGGACGCTATGGGGATATGGAACTCCATGCAATTGACCCTATCCCAGCATCGACCGATAAAGAACTCCGTTATCAGAATCGAGCTGAGTCCTTCGCCCGAACATACCCAGTTCTATGACATAGAGGACTGGCAAAAGCTCTGGCACGACTTTGCTGAGGAGTTCGACAAACAAGTGATTATCGGCAAGGACGGAAAAGTCCGTTCTTGCCAAACCAATTTGGCTAATAGCAAATACTCGGTTTGGCTGCATACGGAATCTAAAGGCGAAGTCCCCCATCTCCACGCTGCGATTTGCCGTTTGGATGAAAATGGCAATATCAACAATGACCACAACATTCATCTTCGAGCACAACGTGCAGCCGAGCGAGTGGCAAAGAAACGTGGCTGGACGACTGCAGCACAAATCCGAAATCTCAACATTCCACAAGTAAATCGGGACTGCATGGAGGTGCTGAAAGCAATGCCATTGTGGTCATGGGATGACTACAAGAATGCTCTTATACGGAAAGGTTATACCGTCCATGAAAGGGAGGACAAGAAAGGTCTTCTCCGTGGATATGCTCTCATGAATGGAAACACCAAATACAAGGCTTCAGAATTGGGAATCGGCAGGAACCTGATGGTCTCGAAACTTCCTGCAACATGGAAGAGACTGCACCATCAGCCAACTTCCGTCATTAGAAATAATACTTCCCAAACCGTTCAACAGGTAGCGACACATAAGGTTGCCCCTATTGACTATACCCAATATCTCACATATAGTCAGGATATGATTTCCTATGTCCTCAGTCATGAAGGCAAGGATTACAAATTCTATATCCCAGAAAAAGTACTTGACTGTTTCAATGACGAATTTGATTACAGGTTTATTGCCAACTGTCAGGAACTTACCGATATGGCTGTAGCTATATTTGTCGGACTGATAAATCCCCCCAATGTAACAACCGGTGGAGGTGGTGAAGGTTCGCAAAGCGAGCTTCCGTGGAGAGACAAGGACGAAGACGATTTGCAATGGGCTCGCAGATGCGCTCGTGCTGCCAGCCGTTCGTTAGGGAAGAAACCGAAAACAGGACTAAAACGCTAA
- a CDS encoding restriction endonuclease subunit S, giving the protein MRFPEFSGEWNKYTINDLATVVGGGTPDTTVKSYWGGDIQWFTPSEIGKNKYVDFSKRTITRDGLDNSSAKLLPLHTILLSSRATVGECSIASNECTTNQGFQSLIAKQCNIDFLYYLIQTKKKDLIRNACGSTFLEISANEIRKIKVAVPVQNEQEQIAKLLSLIDERIATQNKIIEKLQSLIKGLAAQLTQSGTPNIRLCDCLECHSSTLQENCVSVTGSYPVYGATGLIGYTNNYAYNGESILIVKDGSGVGSLSYVNDHFSVIGTLNYLTAKENYSILYLYYALMAFNFTPYITGMAIPHIYFKDYGKAKLFYPSIEKRIRIASLLHNIEQKLVVEQNLVISLSAQKSYLLRMLFI; this is encoded by the coding sequence TTGAGATTTCCGGAGTTTAGTGGAGAGTGGAACAAGTACACCATAAATGATTTAGCAACAGTGGTTGGAGGTGGCACACCTGATACTACAGTGAAATCATATTGGGGTGGAGATATACAATGGTTTACTCCAAGTGAAATCGGTAAAAATAAATATGTAGACTTTAGCAAAAGAACTATTACAAGAGATGGTTTAGATAATTCAAGTGCAAAGCTATTACCATTACACACTATATTATTAAGTTCTCGTGCCACGGTAGGAGAATGTTCTATTGCATCAAATGAATGTACTACAAATCAAGGTTTTCAATCTCTTATTGCGAAACAATGTAATATTGATTTTCTATACTACTTGATTCAAACTAAGAAAAAAGATTTGATTAGAAATGCTTGTGGATCAACATTCTTAGAAATCTCAGCAAATGAAATTCGCAAGATTAAAGTTGCTGTTCCTGTACAAAACGAACAGGAACAAATTGCGAAGCTCTTATCTTTAATTGATGAGCGTATCGCTACCCAAAACAAAATCATTGAGAAACTTCAATCCTTAATCAAAGGACTTGCAGCACAACTTACACAGTCAGGAACTCCCAATATACGCTTGTGTGATTGCCTTGAATGCCATTCATCCACATTGCAAGAAAATTGCGTATCTGTGACTGGCTCATATCCTGTATATGGTGCAACTGGACTTATTGGCTATACCAACAACTATGCTTATAATGGCGAATCAATTTTAATAGTCAAAGATGGTTCCGGTGTTGGTTCTTTGTCGTATGTTAATGACCATTTTTCTGTAATTGGAACACTCAACTATCTAACAGCCAAAGAAAACTACTCAATTCTTTACCTGTATTATGCACTTATGGCGTTCAATTTCACTCCATATATAACAGGAATGGCTATCCCTCACATCTACTTCAAAGATTATGGGAAGGCAAAATTATTCTATCCATCCATTGAAAAGCGAATAAGGATTGCATCATTGCTACATAACATCGAGCAAAAGTTAGTTGTGGAACAAAACCTTGTTATATCACTAAGCGCACAAAAATCTTACCTGCTGCGTATGTTGTTTATATAA
- a CDS encoding tyrosine-type recombinase/integrase: MIQKTIREISDAWRENKRPYVKQSTLAAYMLILENHILPKFGESNELHENDVQGFVLEKLEGGLSVKSVKDILIVLKMVMKFGVKNEWMNYYEWDIKYPTDVAGKKLEVLSVANHKKILNYIQSHFSFPGLGIYISLSTGLRIGEICALKWSDINVYDGILTVNRTIERIYIIEGERKHTELVINTPKTKNSCREIPINKELLTMLKPLKKVINDDYYILTNDERPTEPRTYRNYYKRLMEKLDIPKLKYHGLRHSFATRCIEVGCDYKTVSVLLGHSNISTTLDLYVHPNMEQKKRCITKVFKSLGK; encoded by the coding sequence ATGATTCAGAAGACAATTAGAGAAATTTCGGACGCATGGCGAGAGAACAAGCGACCGTATGTGAAACAATCGACATTGGCAGCCTACATGTTGATTCTTGAAAATCACATTTTGCCAAAGTTTGGTGAGAGTAACGAACTTCATGAAAATGATGTACAAGGCTTTGTGCTTGAAAAGTTGGAAGGCGGATTGAGCGTGAAATCTGTTAAGGACATTCTTATTGTCCTAAAGATGGTTATGAAATTCGGGGTGAAAAACGAATGGATGAACTATTACGAATGGGATATTAAGTACCCAACAGACGTTGCTGGTAAAAAGTTGGAGGTCTTGTCCGTGGCAAATCATAAAAAGATTCTGAACTATATTCAGAGCCACTTTTCCTTTCCGGGACTTGGTATCTATATCAGCCTTAGTACCGGTCTGCGTATAGGGGAGATCTGTGCTTTGAAATGGAGCGACATCAATGTATATGACGGGATTCTAACCGTTAACCGGACGATAGAACGCATCTATATCATAGAAGGAGAGAGAAAACATACAGAGCTGGTCATCAACACGCCAAAGACAAAAAACTCTTGCCGTGAAATCCCGATAAACAAAGAATTGCTTACTATGTTAAAGCCTTTGAAAAAAGTAATTAATGACGATTATTACATTCTTACTAATGATGAGCGTCCGACAGAGCCACGCACATATCGCAACTACTATAAAAGGCTTATGGAGAAACTTGATATTCCCAAGCTGAAGTATCATGGACTCCGTCACAGTTTCGCGACTCGCTGTATAGAAGTCGGTTGTGACTATAAAACAGTCAGCGTATTATTAGGGCATTCCAACATTTCAACTACTTTGGATTTATATGTTCATCCCAATATGGAGCAGAAAAAGCGTTGCATTACCAAGGTTTTCAAGTCACTGGGTAAATAA
- a CDS encoding IS256 family transposase codes for MANLEIDYKKAAQQLRSGEALFGKDGALAPMLERILNAALEGEMDAHLNSVDCSSGNRRNGKMSKTVQTKYGEVIVETPRDRDGSFKPETVKKRETILAEGMADQIINMYALGTSTRDISKYFEREFNTTLSAETISAITDRVIPEITAWKSRMLDPVYAICWLDAIHYKVKDDKGRAVTRAIYNVLGVNKSGHKDLLGMYISESEGANFWLDVMTDLQNRGVRDILICCVDGLKGFPDAIQSVFPETSVQLCVVHQIRNSIKYVGSKHQKEFLKDLKTVYGAVSKDSALAQLDMVDEKWGEMYPIVIKSWRDNWERLTEYFQYTPAIRKLIYTTNTVEGYHRQVRKVTKNKGVFPSDTALEKLVYLAYRDISGKWTMPLSNWALISQQLAIKFGDRFKIM; via the coding sequence ATGGCCAATTTGGAAATAGACTACAAGAAAGCAGCCCAGCAGCTGCGTAGCGGTGAAGCACTCTTCGGTAAAGACGGAGCTTTGGCTCCTATGCTAGAACGTATCCTAAACGCAGCCTTAGAAGGTGAGATGGATGCTCACCTTAATAGCGTTGACTGCAGTTCTGGCAATCGTCGTAACGGCAAGATGAGCAAGACCGTACAGACAAAGTATGGAGAGGTGATAGTCGAAACCCCTCGTGACCGTGACGGTTCTTTTAAACCGGAGACAGTTAAGAAACGTGAGACAATTCTTGCTGAAGGTATGGCAGATCAAATCATCAACATGTATGCTCTTGGTACAAGCACTCGTGATATAAGCAAGTACTTTGAGCGTGAGTTTAACACAACCCTTTCAGCAGAAACCATCAGTGCTATAACCGACCGAGTTATTCCCGAAATAACAGCCTGGAAGTCCCGTATGCTTGACCCCGTCTATGCCATTTGCTGGCTTGACGCCATTCACTACAAGGTAAAAGACGATAAGGGTCGTGCAGTCACTCGTGCAATATACAATGTCCTAGGTGTAAACAAGTCTGGTCACAAGGATCTTCTTGGTATGTATATATCTGAGAGTGAGGGTGCTAACTTCTGGCTTGATGTTATGACCGACCTTCAGAACCGTGGTGTACGTGATATTCTGATTTGTTGCGTAGACGGTCTTAAGGGATTCCCTGATGCCATCCAAAGTGTATTCCCGGAAACCTCCGTTCAGCTATGTGTAGTCCACCAAATCCGTAACTCAATCAAGTATGTAGGAAGCAAGCATCAGAAAGAGTTTCTGAAGGATCTCAAGACCGTATATGGTGCTGTAAGCAAGGATTCTGCATTAGCACAGCTTGACATGGTTGATGAAAAATGGGGTGAGATGTACCCCATAGTAATCAAATCCTGGCGCGACAACTGGGAGCGTCTTACGGAATATTTTCAGTATACTCCTGCAATCCGCAAACTTATCTACACAACCAATACGGTTGAGGGCTATCATCGTCAGGTGCGTAAAGTAACGAAGAACAAAGGTGTGTTCCCGTCAGACACCGCACTTGAAAAGCTTGTGTATCTTGCCTATCGAGACATTAGTGGGAAATGGACTATGCCACTGTCTAATTGGGCACTGATATCACAGCAACTTGCCATAAAATTTGGTGATAGGTTCAAGATTATGTAA
- a CDS encoding plasmid mobilization protein has translation MKEDIENTSDSSKETRSVFIGAKVTPTQKEHIKSLAGQCSMTVSDYILSRAYNFKPKARLTKEEAALLQNLDDCRSDLIKYTSALHGMSTKQRMAMFNQIPFMVGWLKELGNVAENVCQFLNAVKEKNKIPSNPKSEEE, from the coding sequence ATGAAAGAAGATATTGAAAATACATCGGACTCCTCGAAAGAAACCAGAAGTGTCTTTATCGGAGCTAAAGTCACTCCTACTCAGAAGGAGCATATAAAATCACTGGCCGGGCAATGCAGCATGACCGTAAGTGACTACATATTATCACGTGCGTATAACTTCAAGCCCAAAGCAAGGCTTACGAAAGAAGAAGCTGCTCTGTTGCAGAATCTGGACGATTGTCGGTCAGACCTCATAAAATACACATCCGCCCTACACGGAATGTCCACAAAGCAGCGCATGGCAATGTTCAATCAGATTCCGTTCATGGTCGGCTGGCTCAAGGAACTTGGCAATGTGGCCGAAAATGTCTGCCAGTTCCTGAATGCAGTAAAAGAGAAGAATAAAATTCCGTCTAACCCAAAATCCGAAGAAGAATGA
- a CDS encoding restriction endonuclease subunit S, translating to MADNNENKVLNVPHLRFPEFSGEWEEHTLSEYLEFKNGLNPDAKRIGSGLPFISVMDILSEGVINYDNIRGKVNATEKEIECFGVKDGDLLFQRSSETLEDVGRANVYMDNRTAIYGGFVIRGRKIGNYDPLFFKYLLATPLARKRTCRMGAGAQHFNIGQEGLSKISLYFPSIEEQRKIAEFLSLIDERIATQNKIIEDLKKLKSAISKYLFARKDLLETTICLSNIATLKNGYAFQSGKYNALGKWKILTITNVPGERYINDEDCNCIINLPNDIQDHQVLKEGDILISLTGNVGRVSLCKNGNYLLNQRVGLLQLAKNVNQEFLYQILSSQRFENSMIACGQGAAQMNIGKGDVENYVLPYSSNGNNILFAAKILHSYDECIINELRRLTLLTMQKQYLLTQMFI from the coding sequence ATGGCAGATAATAACGAAAATAAAGTCCTCAATGTTCCCCATTTGAGATTTCCGGAGTTTAGTGGAGAGTGGGAAGAGCATACGCTTTCTGAATATTTGGAGTTCAAGAATGGTCTTAATCCAGACGCTAAACGTATTGGAAGTGGACTACCATTCATTTCGGTGATGGATATTCTTTCAGAAGGAGTTATCAATTATGACAATATTCGTGGCAAGGTCAATGCTACTGAAAAAGAAATAGAATGTTTCGGAGTGAAAGACGGAGATTTGCTATTCCAACGTAGCTCAGAAACATTGGAGGATGTTGGACGAGCTAATGTGTACATGGATAATCGTACCGCCATTTATGGAGGCTTTGTTATTCGTGGTCGTAAAATCGGCAATTATGATCCTTTGTTCTTTAAGTATTTGCTTGCTACGCCATTAGCGCGCAAAAGAACTTGCAGAATGGGAGCAGGAGCACAACATTTCAATATTGGGCAGGAAGGATTATCCAAAATATCATTATATTTTCCATCAATTGAGGAACAGAGAAAAATAGCTGAATTTCTATCTCTCATTGACGAACGAATAGCAACCCAAAACAAAATCATTGAGGATTTGAAAAAACTAAAGTCTGCGATTAGTAAATATTTGTTCGCACGAAAAGATTTGTTAGAAACTACTATATGCTTGTCGAATATTGCGACATTGAAAAATGGTTACGCATTCCAGAGTGGCAAGTATAATGCACTGGGCAAATGGAAAATCCTCACAATAACAAATGTGCCTGGCGAGCGATATATAAACGATGAAGATTGCAATTGCATAATCAACTTGCCGAACGATATACAAGACCACCAAGTATTAAAAGAAGGAGATATTTTAATATCTCTTACGGGTAATGTTGGGCGTGTTTCTCTTTGTAAGAATGGGAACTATTTACTCAACCAACGAGTTGGTTTGTTACAACTTGCGAAAAATGTAAATCAAGAGTTCCTATATCAAATTCTATCTTCTCAAAGATTTGAGAATAGTATGATAGCTTGTGGTCAAGGTGCTGCCCAAATGAATATTGGTAAAGGGGATGTAGAAAACTATGTGTTACCGTATTCCTCAAATGGCAATAACATTCTTTTTGCTGCAAAAATACTACATTCATACGATGAGTGCATCATTAATGAGCTGCGAAGACTAACCTTGTTAACCATGCAGAAGCAATATCTCCTTACCCAGATGTTCATATAA
- a CDS encoding restriction endonuclease subunit S, with amino-acid sequence MKGKLYPFSSFYIKAGEGGTPTTSVVEYYTEGTIPFIKIEDLSCKYLTNNKDFITELGMQKSSAWLIPSKSVIYSNGATIGAISINEYPVCTKQGILGIVPNTNINVEYLYLLMSSSYFSKEISRIITEGTMKTAYLKDINHIKCPLPSMAQQKNITNLTSSIEEKLSIEQELLRFLNLQKQYLLHMIFI; translated from the coding sequence TTGAAAGGAAAACTTTATCCGTTTTCTTCTTTCTATATTAAAGCTGGTGAAGGTGGCACTCCGACGACATCGGTAGTTGAATATTATACAGAAGGCACAATTCCATTTATTAAGATTGAAGACTTGTCTTGTAAATATCTGACAAATAATAAAGACTTTATAACAGAACTGGGTATGCAAAAATCATCAGCATGGCTTATTCCATCAAAGTCTGTTATATACTCCAATGGTGCTACCATAGGTGCAATATCTATAAATGAATATCCAGTTTGTACCAAGCAAGGTATATTGGGCATTGTTCCGAACACAAATATCAATGTAGAGTATTTGTATTTGCTGATGTCTTCTTCTTACTTCTCAAAAGAAATAAGCAGAATTATTACAGAGGGAACAATGAAAACTGCATATCTTAAGGACATCAATCATATCAAATGTCCTTTACCATCTATGGCACAACAAAAGAATATAACAAACTTAACATCCTCAATAGAGGAAAAACTGTCTATAGAACAGGAACTTTTAAGGTTCTTGAATTTACAGAAACAATATCTATTGCACATGATATTTATATAA
- a CDS encoding AAA family ATPase, with product MEKTDTIILSPEELAAYMAESTISVTSTYEHSPVVLMVDDTIIGTLGNFSASIGKAKSKKTFNVSAIVASALNNSTVLHYRSTFPENKRKILYIDTEQGRYHCQQVLKRILRLADLPEYKNPDNLIMLALRKFSPKLRLAIVEQAIGIIPDLGLVIIDGIRDFLYDINSSSESTDIISKFMQWTDDRQIHIHTVLHQNKNDEHARGHIGTELNNKAETIMQVEVDKEDKAVSVVEAVHIRDREFEPFAFRINEEAMPEPVESYLPKEKKTGRPTKGPFDPDKEIPKNVHRPALDTVFANGNISNYDDYIERLKEGYGLQGIKLGYNKAVKVATLLSDERMVIKEGKDYAFNPEYHY from the coding sequence ATGGAAAAGACAGACACTATTATTCTTTCTCCTGAAGAATTGGCCGCTTACATGGCGGAGTCTACAATAAGCGTAACGAGTACATACGAACACTCCCCGGTGGTTCTGATGGTGGACGATACCATTATCGGAACATTGGGAAACTTCAGTGCTTCCATCGGAAAAGCCAAAAGCAAGAAAACTTTCAACGTTTCAGCCATTGTCGCATCGGCATTGAATAACAGCACCGTACTTCATTACCGGTCTACATTTCCCGAAAATAAGCGGAAAATTCTATACATAGACACAGAGCAGGGGCGGTATCATTGCCAACAGGTATTGAAACGCATATTACGTTTGGCCGACTTGCCGGAATACAAGAATCCGGATAATCTGATTATGCTGGCTCTGCGCAAGTTTTCCCCTAAACTACGTCTGGCGATAGTCGAACAGGCCATTGGCATAATACCGGATTTGGGATTGGTCATCATAGATGGCATTCGTGATTTCCTTTACGACATCAATTCCTCCAGCGAATCCACCGACATCATCTCCAAATTCATGCAGTGGACGGATGACAGGCAAATCCATATCCATACCGTCTTGCATCAGAACAAGAATGATGAACATGCCCGTGGTCACATCGGCACGGAACTAAACAATAAAGCGGAAACCATCATGCAGGTCGAAGTGGACAAAGAGGACAAAGCTGTAAGCGTGGTCGAAGCCGTCCATATCCGTGACCGTGAGTTTGAGCCTTTCGCCTTCCGCATAAACGAGGAAGCCATGCCCGAACCGGTAGAGTCCTATCTGCCCAAAGAGAAGAAGACCGGACGACCAACCAAAGGACCGTTCGATCCGGACAAGGAGATTCCAAAGAATGTACATCGTCCAGCATTGGATACCGTTTTTGCCAATGGCAACATCAGCAATTACGATGATTATATAGAACGCTTGAAAGAGGGTTACGGATTGCAGGGTATAAAACTCGGTTATAACAAGGCGGTAAAGGTCGCAACATTGCTCAGCGACGAACGAATGGTTATAAAAGAAGGGAAAGATTATGCCTTCAATCCAGAATACCATTATTGA
- the rhuM gene encoding RhuM family protein: MAEIDNIPEMRPSFDNIRRQDEGGNEYWSSRDLCAAMGYSAYWKFQRVIDKAIKVAGEKGMNVDDHFNQAVDMVRIGSGSFRKVNIFRLSRMACMIVAENANVKKVLVQQARDYFTRTISINELMQNSLSSNILLYKTAQGEARIEVIFNSETFWMSQKRMADLFGVDVRTVNYHLGQIYETGELTKEATIRKIGIVQSEGKRDVERTPLFYNLDAIIAVGYRVNSYQATQFRIWATSVLKEFIIKGYALDDERLKQGKHFGKDYFDDLLERIREIRTSERRYYQKITDIYAECSADYDPKSDCTKLFFKMVQNMMHLAVTHRTAAEIVYERADSEMPHMGLTTWKKAPNGRVQKSDTIVAKNYLSDKEVSELNGVTNAFLEFAEQRAQRHIITTMADWKQRLEQFLATMDYQAQDSAGKVSQEEAREKAYGEYEKYKVIQDRSFISDFDRFNDGDKLLPFDINPDKE, translated from the coding sequence ATGGCAGAGATAGACAACATCCCCGAAATGCGTCCATCATTCGACAATATACGCCGTCAGGATGAGGGCGGAAACGAATACTGGAGTTCTCGCGACCTGTGCGCTGCTATGGGCTATTCGGCTTATTGGAAATTCCAAAGAGTCATAGACAAGGCTATCAAGGTGGCAGGTGAAAAAGGAATGAATGTAGACGACCATTTCAACCAAGCGGTTGATATGGTAAGGATTGGAAGCGGTTCATTCCGTAAGGTCAATATCTTCCGTCTGTCTCGTATGGCATGTATGATTGTTGCCGAAAATGCCAATGTCAAAAAAGTGTTGGTACAACAAGCTCGCGATTATTTTACTCGAACAATTTCGATAAACGAATTGATGCAAAATTCGTTGAGTTCTAACATTTTGCTGTATAAAACGGCGCAAGGCGAGGCACGAATAGAAGTGATATTCAACAGTGAAACATTTTGGATGTCACAAAAGCGTATGGCCGATTTGTTCGGGGTGGATGTACGGACTGTCAACTATCATCTTGGTCAGATTTACGAAACAGGCGAGCTTACAAAAGAGGCAACTATCCGAAAAATTGGGATAGTTCAATCAGAGGGAAAAAGGGATGTGGAACGTACACCTCTGTTCTATAATTTGGATGCTATTATTGCGGTAGGTTATCGTGTCAATAGCTATCAAGCCACCCAGTTCCGTATCTGGGCTACATCTGTATTGAAGGAGTTTATTATTAAAGGATATGCGCTTGATGATGAACGTTTGAAGCAGGGAAAACATTTTGGCAAAGATTATTTTGACGATTTACTGGAGCGTATTCGTGAGATACGTACCTCAGAGCGCAGATACTACCAAAAGATAACAGACATCTATGCCGAATGCAGTGCGGATTACGACCCGAAGTCGGATTGTACCAAATTGTTCTTCAAGATGGTGCAAAACATGATGCACTTGGCTGTAACTCATCGTACTGCTGCCGAAATAGTATATGAACGTGCCGACTCGGAAATGCCGCACATGGGACTGACTACTTGGAAAAAAGCTCCCAATGGCAGAGTACAGAAATCTGATACGATTGTAGCAAAGAACTACTTGTCTGACAAAGAGGTTTCAGAACTCAACGGCGTAACTAACGCATTTCTTGAATTTGCAGAACAGCGTGCTCAACGCCATATCATTACAACGATGGCAGACTGGAAGCAGCGTCTTGAACAGTTTCTTGCTACAATGGACTATCAAGCACAAGATTCGGCCGGTAAAGTTTCTCAAGAAGAGGCACGAGAGAAGGCGTATGGTGAGTATGAAAAATATAAAGTGATTCAAGACCGTTCGTTTATCTCCGATTTCGACCGGTTTAATGATGGTGACAAATTGTTGCCGTTTGATATCAATCCCGATAAAGAATAA